A single Pseudomonas putida DNA region contains:
- a CDS encoding peptidase U32 family protein, with amino-acid sequence MSLPKNHLELLSPARDVAIAREAILHGADAIYIGGPSFGARHNACNEVSDIAELVEFARRYHARVFTTINTILHDNELEPARKLIHQLYDAGVDALIVQDLGVMELDIPPIELHASTQTDIRTLERAKFLDQAGFSQLVLARELNLQQIRAIASETDAAIEFFIHGALCVAFSGQCNISHAQTGRSANRGDCSQACRLPYTLKDDQGRVVAFEKHLLSMKDNNQTANLADLVDAGVRSFKIEGRYKDMGYVKNITAHYRKELDAILEGRPELARASSGRTEHFFLPDPDKTFHRGSTDYFVTDRKVDIGAFDSPTFTGLAVGVVEKVGKRDLQVVTEVPLTNGDGLNVLVKREVVGFRANIAEPRGEFEEDGQKRYRYRVEPNEMPEGLHKLRPNHPLSRNLDHNWQQALLRTSAERRVGVEWHAVLREQRLMLTVSSEEGVSVQVALDGPFGVANKPQQALDQLHDLLGQLGTTMYHANSIELDAPQAFFIPNSQLKALRREAIDALTAARVQAHPRGARKAETTPPPVYPESHLSFLANVYNQKARDFYHRHGVQLIDAAYEAHEEHGEVPVMITKHCLRFSFNLCPKQAKGVTGVRTKVAPMQLIQGDEVLTLKFDCKPCEMHVIGKMKNHIIDLPTPGSAVAQVVGHISPEDLLKTIPRAPH; translated from the coding sequence ATGTCCCTTCCAAAGAATCACCTGGAACTGCTCAGCCCTGCCCGTGACGTGGCCATCGCCCGCGAGGCGATCCTGCACGGCGCTGATGCCATCTACATCGGCGGCCCGAGCTTCGGCGCGCGCCACAACGCCTGCAACGAAGTCAGCGATATCGCCGAACTGGTCGAGTTCGCCCGGCGCTACCATGCACGCGTGTTCACCACCATCAACACCATCCTCCACGACAACGAGCTGGAACCGGCGCGCAAGCTGATCCACCAGCTCTACGACGCCGGCGTCGACGCGCTGATCGTGCAGGACCTGGGGGTGATGGAGCTGGATATCCCGCCGATCGAGCTGCATGCCAGCACCCAGACCGATATCCGCACCCTGGAGCGGGCCAAGTTCCTCGATCAGGCCGGTTTCTCCCAGCTGGTACTGGCGCGCGAGCTGAACCTGCAGCAGATCCGCGCCATCGCCAGCGAAACCGACGCGGCCATCGAGTTCTTCATCCACGGTGCGCTGTGCGTGGCCTTCTCCGGCCAGTGCAACATCTCCCACGCCCAGACCGGGCGCAGTGCCAACCGCGGTGACTGCTCCCAGGCCTGCCGCCTGCCGTACACCCTGAAAGACGACCAGGGCCGTGTGGTGGCGTTCGAGAAGCACCTGCTGTCGATGAAGGACAACAACCAGACCGCCAACCTGGCCGACCTGGTCGATGCCGGCGTGCGCTCGTTCAAGATCGAGGGCCGCTACAAGGACATGGGCTACGTGAAGAACATCACTGCCCACTACCGCAAGGAGCTGGATGCCATCCTCGAAGGCCGCCCGGAACTGGCCCGCGCCTCCAGCGGCCGTACCGAGCACTTCTTCCTGCCCGACCCGGACAAGACCTTCCACCGCGGCAGCACCGACTACTTCGTCACCGACCGCAAGGTCGACATCGGCGCGTTCGACTCGCCGACCTTCACCGGCCTTGCGGTCGGCGTGGTGGAGAAAGTCGGCAAGCGCGACCTGCAGGTGGTCACCGAAGTGCCGCTGACCAACGGCGACGGCCTCAACGTGCTGGTCAAGCGTGAGGTGGTTGGTTTCCGCGCCAACATCGCCGAGCCGCGTGGCGAGTTCGAGGAAGACGGCCAGAAGCGCTATCGCTACCGCGTCGAACCCAACGAAATGCCGGAAGGCCTGCACAAGCTGCGGCCGAACCACCCGCTGTCGCGCAACCTCGACCATAACTGGCAGCAGGCCCTACTGCGCACCTCGGCCGAGCGCCGGGTCGGCGTGGAATGGCATGCGGTGCTGCGCGAACAGCGCCTGATGCTGACCGTGAGCAGTGAGGAAGGCGTCAGCGTGCAGGTGGCACTGGACGGCCCGTTCGGCGTCGCCAACAAGCCACAGCAGGCACTGGACCAGTTGCATGACCTGCTCGGCCAGCTGGGCACCACGATGTACCACGCCAACAGCATCGAGCTGGATGCGCCGCAAGCGTTCTTCATCCCCAACTCGCAGCTCAAGGCCCTGCGCCGTGAAGCCATCGACGCGCTGACCGCAGCCCGTGTGCAGGCGCACCCACGCGGTGCGCGCAAGGCCGAGACCACGCCGCCACCGGTGTACCCGGAATCGCACCTGTCGTTCCTGGCGAACGTCTACAACCAGAAGGCCCGCGACTTCTACCACCGCCATGGCGTGCAACTGATCGACGCGGCGTACGAAGCCCACGAGGAGCACGGCGAAGTGCCGGTGATGATCACCAAGCACTGCCTGCGCTTCTCGTTCAACCTGTGCCCCAAGCAGGCCAAGGGCGTGACCGGCGTGCGTACCAAGGTGGCACCGATGCAGCTGATTCAGGGCGATGAAGTGCTGACCCTGAAGTTCGACTGCAAGCCGTGCGAGATGCATGTGATCGGCAAGATGAAGAACCACATCATCGACCTGCCGACACCGGGAAGCGCGGTGGCCCAGGTGGTTGGCCATATCAGCCCGGAAGATCTGCTCAAGACCATTCCCCGCGCCCCACACTGA
- a CDS encoding YbhB/YbcL family Raf kinase inhibitor-like protein, producing MNLKPWLLAALLPCSAVAAGGDSAALAISSSSFTDGGVIALQQVGPDPACGAGEGRTPQLSWKNLPYGTQSLALVMFDPDGGKGLGVVHWIAYDIDPALGALEEGAGWQTSQALIVGRNSHGTMTYRGPCPPAGDKPHHYALTLIATDLPLGTLPEALDRNGLLELLQGHALGAQSLVGRYGH from the coding sequence ATGAACCTCAAACCCTGGCTGCTCGCCGCCTTGCTGCCCTGCTCTGCCGTGGCTGCTGGCGGCGATTCTGCCGCGCTGGCGATCAGCTCGTCGTCATTCACCGATGGCGGTGTCATTGCCCTGCAGCAGGTCGGGCCCGACCCGGCCTGTGGTGCCGGTGAGGGGCGCACGCCACAGTTGAGCTGGAAGAACTTACCCTACGGCACGCAATCGCTGGCCCTGGTGATGTTCGACCCGGACGGTGGCAAGGGCCTGGGGGTGGTGCACTGGATCGCCTACGACATCGACCCGGCGCTTGGCGCGCTGGAGGAAGGCGCCGGCTGGCAGACCAGCCAGGCACTGATCGTCGGGCGCAACTCGCACGGCACCATGACTTACCGCGGGCCTTGCCCGCCAGCTGGCGACAAGCCGCACCACTATGCACTGACCCTGATCGCTACCGACCTGCCGCTGGGCACCTTGCCCGAAGCACTGGACCGCAACGGCTTGCTGGAATTGCTGCAGGGGCATGCGCTGGGGGCGCAGAGCCTGGTTGGTCGGTACGGGCACTGA
- a CDS encoding RidA family protein, which translates to MADLIFTPDSDAESISSDVAEYNGILVTTQIPADLDADITQQSESTLQALKDALEKAGSGMDRVMHLTIYLTDMADRAAFNEVYQRFFSKPWPVRAAVGVAALAYPEMRVEVTAMAAKR; encoded by the coding sequence ATGGCAGATCTCATCTTCACACCGGATTCCGACGCTGAGTCCATTTCCTCCGACGTCGCCGAATACAACGGCATCCTTGTGACTACCCAGATTCCGGCCGATCTCGACGCCGACATCACCCAGCAGAGCGAGAGCACCCTGCAGGCCCTGAAAGACGCGCTGGAAAAAGCTGGCAGCGGCATGGACCGGGTCATGCACCTGACCATCTACCTGACCGACATGGCCGACCGCGCCGCGTTCAACGAGGTCTACCAGCGCTTCTTCAGCAAACCGTGGCCGGTGCGTGCTGCAGTTGGCGTGGCAGCGCTGGCCTACCCTGAGATGCGCGTAGAAGTCACCGCGATGGCTGCCAAACGTTAA
- a CDS encoding DUF2790 domain-containing protein, with product MKRSIAFVALSAALASFGAFADTPASQPTASNYEYGMPLDVAKVISITPASNAADCQVGTAHMVYIDHQGQKREVDYREMGNCSQQ from the coding sequence ATGAAACGTTCGATCGCTTTTGTCGCCCTGTCTGCCGCCCTTGCGTCGTTCGGTGCCTTCGCCGATACGCCGGCCAGCCAGCCGACCGCCAGCAACTATGAGTACGGTATGCCGCTGGATGTGGCCAAGGTCATCTCGATCACCCCGGCCAGCAACGCCGCCGATTGCCAGGTCGGTACCGCGCACATGGTGTATATCGACCACCAGGGCCAGAAACGCGAAGTCGACTACCGCGAAATGGGTAACTGCTCGCAGCAGTGA
- the fni gene encoding type 2 isopentenyl-diphosphate Delta-isomerase: MKKSPLSQRKDDHLDIVLTAGTTTHGVDPGWSALRFEHCALPEMALDDIDLSTELFGCALLAPLLISSMTGGAERARFINQHLAEAAQALGIAMGVGSQRVSLRSGQDQGLTSELRRLAPDVPLLANLGAAQLREPDGLDLARRAVDTLQANALIIHLNPLQEAVQPEGDRNWRGVLERIETLAAQLPAPVIAKEVGAGISPSVARMLCDAGVAMVDIAGAGGTSWAAVEAERAGNAAEREVALAFADWGIPTAHCLLAVRRAVPEIGLIASGGVANGVDAAKAIRLGADLVGQAANVLNAAVTSTQAVVEHFDILLRQLRIACFCTGSRNLAQLRRARLLANNLPPP, from the coding sequence ATGAAGAAAAGCCCGCTAAGTCAACGCAAGGACGACCACCTGGATATCGTGCTGACCGCCGGCACCACCACGCATGGCGTTGACCCCGGCTGGTCGGCGCTGCGCTTCGAGCACTGCGCGTTACCGGAAATGGCCCTGGACGATATCGACCTGAGCACCGAGCTGTTCGGCTGCGCCCTGCTCGCCCCGCTGCTGATCAGCTCGATGACCGGTGGCGCCGAACGCGCACGCTTCATCAACCAGCATCTCGCCGAAGCTGCCCAGGCACTCGGCATCGCCATGGGCGTGGGCTCGCAACGCGTCAGCCTGCGCAGTGGCCAGGACCAGGGCCTGACCAGCGAGCTGCGACGCCTGGCACCGGATGTGCCGCTACTGGCCAATCTCGGCGCCGCACAGTTACGAGAGCCGGATGGCCTGGACCTGGCACGCCGCGCCGTCGACACCCTGCAAGCCAATGCCCTGATCATCCACCTCAACCCACTGCAGGAAGCCGTACAGCCAGAAGGCGACCGTAACTGGCGCGGCGTGCTCGAACGCATCGAAACCCTGGCCGCTCAGTTGCCGGCACCGGTGATTGCCAAGGAAGTCGGTGCCGGCATATCACCCAGCGTGGCGCGCATGCTGTGTGATGCCGGCGTAGCCATGGTCGATATCGCCGGCGCTGGCGGCACCAGCTGGGCTGCGGTGGAAGCCGAACGCGCCGGCAACGCCGCCGAGCGCGAGGTCGCCCTGGCGTTTGCCGACTGGGGCATCCCGACCGCACACTGTCTGCTGGCAGTACGCCGCGCCGTGCCGGAAATCGGCCTGATCGCCTCCGGAGGTGTGGCCAACGGCGTCGATGCCGCCAAGGCCATTCGCCTGGGTGCCGACCTGGTAGGCCAGGCCGCCAACGTACTGAATGCAGCCGTGACCTCCACCCAGGCCGTGGTGGAGCATTTCGATATTCTCCTGCGCCAGTTGCGCATCGCCTGCTTCTGTACCGGCTCGCGCAACCTTGCGCAACTGCGCCGGGCACGCTTGCTGGCAAACAACCTGCCGCCGCCATGA
- a CDS encoding LysR family transcriptional regulator, translating into MDMLHAMRTFARVVECGSFAAAANALDISAAQVSRIVAELENQLQTRLLHRTTRRLRMSEAGERFLERARQIMALTDEAMDEARGAHLTPRGRLRLHCPHGLGMLLMPLVAGYNALCPEVAIELTLSQRNPDPLAEGHDVVITVDEALPDSQLIAVPLGTIFSIPCAAPSYLESHGVPERPEDLHEHRCLRMAYPMHEGDWVFPQGLDHCVIAPRDSFLTNVADAMLVASELGMGIGLLPFYTASQAIEQGRLRRLLAPYRLRESALYAIYPSRHYLDAKVRTWIDYLKEQLPGLFASHERIVDDAQFWR; encoded by the coding sequence ATGGATATGCTGCACGCCATGCGTACCTTTGCCCGGGTGGTGGAGTGCGGCAGCTTTGCTGCAGCCGCCAATGCCCTCGACATTTCAGCGGCGCAGGTGTCGCGGATCGTTGCCGAGCTTGAGAACCAGTTGCAAACCCGCCTGCTGCACCGCACCACCCGGCGCCTGCGCATGAGCGAGGCGGGCGAGCGGTTTCTGGAGCGGGCGCGGCAGATCATGGCGTTGACTGACGAGGCCATGGATGAAGCCCGCGGCGCGCACCTCACCCCGCGTGGCCGCTTGCGCCTGCACTGCCCGCACGGCCTGGGCATGTTGCTGATGCCGCTGGTGGCCGGCTACAACGCCCTGTGCCCGGAAGTGGCCATCGAGCTGACGCTGTCCCAGCGCAACCCCGACCCGCTGGCCGAGGGGCATGATGTGGTGATCACCGTGGATGAGGCCTTGCCTGATTCGCAGCTGATTGCCGTGCCATTGGGCACCATCTTCAGCATCCCCTGCGCGGCGCCCAGCTACCTTGAAAGCCATGGCGTGCCCGAGCGGCCGGAAGACCTGCACGAGCACCGCTGCCTGCGCATGGCCTATCCGATGCATGAAGGTGACTGGGTATTTCCCCAGGGGCTCGACCACTGCGTGATCGCCCCTCGTGACAGCTTCCTGACCAATGTCGCCGATGCCATGCTGGTGGCCAGCGAACTGGGCATGGGCATTGGCCTGCTGCCGTTTTACACCGCCAGCCAGGCCATCGAGCAGGGGCGCCTGCGGCGGTTGCTGGCGCCGTATCGGCTACGTGAGAGCGCGCTGTATGCGATCTACCCGTCGCGGCATTACCTGGATGCCAAGGTGCGGACCTGGATCGATTACCTCAAGGAACAGCTGCCGGGGTTGTTTGCGAGCCACGAACGGATTGTCGACGACGCGCAGTTCTGGCGTTGA
- a CDS encoding tRNA (adenine(22)-N(1))-methyltransferase, whose product MNEHTLSMRLERVAAHVPQGARLADIGSDHGYLPVALALRGVIEAGVAGEVAQTPYASALRNVRRNGLSETVTVRLADGLEAIEPHDRISAISLCGMGGKTMCEILERGKARLNGNERLILQPNGDERELRSWLMHNGYRIVSEELLRENRFDYEIIVAEPDEAVAYSAEELYFGPVLMREKSPVFLTKWQRMLGQKQQSLANFERARDAIPQEKLREFARQIGWINAVLA is encoded by the coding sequence TTGAACGAACATACATTATCGATGCGCCTGGAGCGTGTGGCGGCGCATGTGCCGCAAGGCGCGCGCCTGGCCGATATCGGCTCGGACCACGGCTACCTGCCGGTGGCCCTGGCGCTGCGTGGCGTGATCGAAGCCGGGGTGGCCGGCGAGGTGGCGCAAACGCCTTACGCGTCAGCCCTGCGCAACGTACGCCGCAATGGCCTGAGCGAAACCGTCACCGTGCGCCTGGCCGACGGCCTGGAGGCCATCGAGCCCCACGACCGCATTTCGGCCATCAGCCTGTGCGGCATGGGTGGCAAGACCATGTGCGAAATTCTAGAGCGTGGCAAGGCGCGGCTGAACGGCAACGAGCGCCTGATCCTGCAGCCCAATGGCGATGAGCGCGAACTGCGCAGCTGGCTGATGCACAACGGCTACCGGATCGTCAGCGAAGAATTGCTGCGGGAAAACCGTTTCGACTACGAGATCATCGTGGCCGAACCCGACGAGGCGGTGGCCTACAGTGCCGAGGAGTTGTATTTCGGCCCTGTGCTGATGCGTGAGAAAAGCCCGGTGTTCCTGACCAAGTGGCAGCGCATGCTGGGTCAGAAACAGCAAAGCCTGGCCAACTTCGAGCGTGCCCGCGATGCCATCCCGCAGGAAAAACTGCGCGAATTCGCCCGGCAGATTGGCTGGATCAACGCGGTGCTGGCCTGA
- a CDS encoding TonB-dependent receptor family protein, with translation MHYPPFRRKALIALLPGLGLCPLAQAETATTFNLLEPVVVTGTYTPNPSFDLPYSIDTVDRDQIADGQLGVNLSEALNRVPGLVVQNRQNYAQDLQISSRGYGARSAFGIRGIKLLSDGIPASTPDGQGQAASLNLDVADRIEVLRGPASAIYGSNAGGVIQMFSRDGSGPPKVGAETTFGSDGFNKNHVYSEGGSEQAGFLVDASRMDTDGYRDHSAARRDQTFAKVHVKPDEDSRLALIFSTLEQNGTQDPLGQTWDAYKHDPRSVAARAEEYNTRKSIHHQQVGMNYERYFGDATLQFNLYAGKRSVIQYLSIPKGTPANNRGGGVVDFDREFHGGTLRWIQPVSAAPGNLTLTFGADYDRSRDDRRGFQNFSGDTLGVKGDLRRDEQDTATSLDPYVQAHWELDRWTVDAGLRHSSMEMEVDDRFLANGDASGSKKYQRTTPTLSVMYAFTPDLHGYISAGKAFETPTQAEMAYAPGALEGFNFGLEPATSTQYELGLKMRPDERTRINAAIFEIRTKDEIVVAASTDGRTSYRNAGKTLRRGFELSVQRELNAHWQANLAYTLLDATYDEAFTQGTTTIDKGNQLPGVPRSSLFGELVWKPRDGISMGLEGQYRSKVYVEDTNDQHAAPGYAVFNWRTQFQQQVGPWTFHQLVRLDNLLDRQYVGSVIVGDGNGRYYEAAPGRSWYAGAGLEYQF, from the coding sequence ATGCATTACCCCCCTTTTCGCCGCAAGGCCCTGATCGCCTTGCTGCCCGGCCTGGGCCTGTGCCCGCTGGCCCAAGCCGAAACCGCCACCACCTTCAACCTGCTGGAACCGGTGGTGGTCACCGGCACCTACACGCCCAACCCAAGCTTCGACCTGCCCTACTCCATCGACACCGTCGACCGCGACCAGATCGCCGATGGCCAACTGGGCGTCAACCTGTCGGAGGCGCTCAACCGCGTACCCGGCCTGGTGGTGCAGAACCGCCAGAACTACGCCCAGGACCTGCAGATTTCCTCGCGTGGCTATGGCGCCCGCTCGGCCTTCGGCATCCGTGGCATCAAGCTGCTCAGCGACGGCATCCCGGCCAGCACCCCGGATGGCCAGGGCCAGGCGGCCTCGTTGAACCTGGACGTGGCGGACCGCATCGAAGTGCTGCGTGGCCCGGCGTCCGCCATCTACGGCAGCAATGCCGGTGGCGTGATCCAGATGTTCTCCCGTGATGGTTCCGGCCCACCCAAAGTGGGCGCCGAAACCACCTTCGGCAGCGATGGCTTCAACAAGAACCACGTCTACAGTGAAGGCGGCAGCGAGCAGGCCGGCTTCCTGGTCGATGCCTCGCGCATGGACACCGACGGCTACCGCGACCACAGTGCCGCCCGCCGCGACCAGACCTTCGCCAAGGTGCACGTGAAGCCTGACGAAGACAGCCGCCTGGCACTGATCTTCAGCACCCTGGAGCAGAACGGCACGCAAGACCCGCTCGGCCAGACCTGGGACGCCTACAAGCACGACCCGCGCTCGGTGGCGGCGCGCGCCGAGGAATACAACACGCGCAAAAGCATCCACCACCAGCAGGTGGGCATGAACTACGAGCGCTATTTCGGCGATGCGACGCTGCAGTTCAACCTGTATGCCGGCAAGCGCAGCGTCATCCAGTACCTGTCGATTCCCAAGGGCACACCCGCGAACAACCGTGGCGGTGGCGTGGTCGACTTCGACCGCGAGTTCCACGGCGGTACCCTGCGCTGGATCCAGCCGGTCAGCGCCGCCCCCGGCAACCTGACGCTGACTTTCGGTGCCGACTACGATCGCAGCCGCGACGACCGCCGTGGTTTCCAGAACTTCAGCGGCGACACCCTGGGCGTGAAAGGCGACTTGCGCCGTGATGAACAAGACACCGCCACCAGCCTTGACCCCTATGTGCAGGCACACTGGGAACTGGACCGCTGGACCGTGGATGCCGGCTTGCGCCACAGCAGCATGGAGATGGAAGTCGACGACCGCTTCCTGGCCAACGGCGATGCCAGCGGCTCGAAGAAATACCAGCGCACTACACCAACCCTGTCGGTCATGTATGCCTTCACCCCGGACCTGCACGGCTACATCAGCGCCGGCAAGGCCTTCGAGACCCCGACCCAGGCCGAAATGGCCTACGCCCCTGGGGCACTGGAAGGTTTCAACTTCGGCCTGGAACCGGCCACCAGCACCCAGTACGAACTGGGCCTGAAGATGCGCCCGGATGAACGCACGCGGATCAACGCGGCGATTTTCGAGATCCGTACCAAGGACGAAATCGTGGTCGCGGCTTCGACCGATGGCCGTACCAGCTACCGCAACGCCGGCAAGACCCTGCGCCGCGGCTTCGAGCTGAGCGTGCAGCGCGAGCTGAACGCGCATTGGCAGGCCAACCTGGCCTATACCCTGCTCGACGCCACCTATGACGAAGCTTTCACCCAAGGCACCACAACCATCGACAAGGGCAACCAGCTACCTGGCGTGCCGCGCAGCAGCCTGTTCGGCGAGCTGGTGTGGAAGCCGCGCGACGGTATCAGCATGGGGCTCGAAGGGCAGTACCGGAGCAAGGTGTACGTCGAGGACACCAACGACCAGCATGCGGCGCCGGGTTATGCGGTGTTCAACTGGCGCACGCAGTTCCAGCAGCAAGTCGGGCCGTGGACGTTCCACCAGCTGGTGCGCCTGGACAACTTGCTCGACCGGCAGTACGTGGGCTCGGTGATTGTCGGCGATGGCAATGGCCGGTACTACGAGGCGGCGCCAGGAAGGTCCTGGTATGCCGGGGCCGGGCTGGAATACCAGTTCTGA
- a CDS encoding helix-turn-helix transcriptional regulator, whose protein sequence is MSKDRLKSPDWYAQMARVVDAQGSPGFVEALFAALKLIAPCQAITVFLYPRKGLPSALFEKDEEGPWLPEGNIHKYLEGYYLLCPFYRACMDGIAPGCYRLSDVAPDHFKRSEYYLAFYQHAHLEDELNFIVPLDEHLTIAVALASTRRLDRQQVNDLKCVAPWVVATVRRQWSHLDVDAIGGRFESALGRQINAALNNFGSSLLTERECRIAQYLLRGHSTRSLAERLGISEDTVKTHRKNLYTKLDIAKQSELFSLFIDSLAQAQEGLSKDPLESYLRRR, encoded by the coding sequence ATGAGCAAAGACCGGCTGAAATCGCCCGACTGGTACGCGCAGATGGCCCGTGTCGTCGATGCTCAGGGCTCGCCCGGCTTTGTCGAGGCGCTGTTCGCCGCACTCAAGCTGATTGCGCCATGCCAGGCCATCACCGTGTTCCTCTATCCACGCAAGGGGTTGCCCTCGGCGCTGTTCGAAAAGGACGAGGAAGGCCCCTGGCTGCCAGAAGGCAACATCCACAAGTACCTCGAAGGCTACTACCTGCTGTGCCCGTTCTACCGCGCCTGCATGGACGGCATCGCCCCCGGTTGCTACCGCCTCAGTGACGTCGCCCCCGACCACTTCAAGCGCAGCGAGTACTACCTGGCGTTCTACCAGCACGCCCACCTGGAAGACGAACTCAACTTCATCGTGCCGCTTGACGAGCACCTGACTATCGCCGTGGCCCTGGCCAGCACCCGCCGCCTGGACCGTCAGCAGGTCAACGACCTCAAGTGTGTGGCCCCGTGGGTCGTGGCCACCGTGCGGCGGCAGTGGAGCCACCTTGATGTCGACGCCATCGGCGGGCGTTTCGAGAGCGCCCTGGGCCGGCAGATCAACGCCGCGCTGAACAACTTCGGTTCCTCCTTGCTCACCGAGCGCGAGTGCCGTATCGCCCAGTACCTGCTGCGCGGCCACTCGACCCGTTCCCTGGCCGAGCGCCTGGGCATCAGCGAGGACACGGTCAAGACCCACCGCAAGAACCTGTACACCAAGCTCGATATCGCCAAGCAGTCCGAACTGTTTTCGCTGTTCATCGACTCGCTCGCCCAGGCGCAGGAAGGCCTGAGCAAAGACCCGCTGGAAAGCTACCTGCGAAGGCGCTGA
- a CDS encoding aspartate aminotransferase family protein yields the protein MNAPFQAKLQAQRDTRDYQAGDAAHHIHAFLDQKALNAEGPRVIVGGERLHLWDSDGKRYLDGMSGLWCTQLGYGRKDLTAAAATQMDQLAYYNMFFHTTHPAVIELSELLFSLLPGHYSHAIYTNSGSEANEVLIRTVRRYWQVVGQPSKKIMIGRWNGYHGSTLAATALGGMKFMHEMGGMIPDVAHIDEPYWYAAGGDLTPAEFGRRCALQLEEKILELGAENVAGFIAEPFQGAGGMIFPPESYWPEIQRICRQYDVLLCADEVIGGFGRTGEWFAHEYFGFEPDTLSIAKGLTSGYVPMGGLVLSKRIAEALVERGGVFAHGLTYSGHPVAAAVAIANLKALRDEGIVRQVKEDTGPYLQRILREVFANHPLIGQVQGAGLVAALQFAEDKGSRKRYANENDLAWQCRTYGFEEGVIIRSTLGRMIMAPALVANHSELDELVEKTRIAVDRTARGLGIL from the coding sequence ATGAACGCACCGTTCCAAGCCAAGCTGCAAGCCCAGCGCGATACCCGTGACTACCAGGCCGGCGACGCCGCGCACCACATCCACGCCTTCCTCGACCAGAAGGCGCTGAACGCCGAAGGCCCGCGCGTGATCGTCGGTGGCGAGCGCCTGCACCTGTGGGACAGCGACGGCAAGCGCTACCTGGACGGCATGTCGGGCCTGTGGTGCACCCAGCTCGGTTACGGCCGCAAGGACCTGACTGCCGCCGCCGCCACGCAGATGGACCAGCTGGCCTACTACAACATGTTCTTCCACACCACCCACCCGGCGGTGATCGAACTCTCCGAGCTGTTGTTCAGCCTGCTGCCAGGCCACTACAGCCATGCCATCTACACCAACTCCGGCTCCGAGGCCAACGAGGTGCTGATCCGCACCGTGCGCCGCTACTGGCAGGTGGTTGGCCAGCCGAGCAAGAAGATCATGATCGGCCGCTGGAACGGCTACCACGGCTCGACACTGGCAGCCACTGCGCTCGGCGGCATGAAGTTCATGCATGAGATGGGCGGCATGATCCCGGATGTGGCGCACATCGACGAGCCGTACTGGTACGCCGCAGGCGGCGACCTGACCCCGGCCGAGTTCGGTCGCCGTTGCGCCCTGCAGCTGGAAGAGAAGATCCTCGAACTGGGTGCCGAGAACGTCGCCGGCTTTATCGCCGAGCCGTTCCAGGGCGCGGGTGGCATGATCTTCCCGCCAGAAAGCTACTGGCCGGAAATCCAGCGCATCTGCCGCCAGTACGACGTGCTGCTGTGTGCCGACGAAGTGATCGGTGGTTTTGGCCGCACTGGCGAGTGGTTCGCCCACGAATACTTCGGCTTCGAGCCGGACACCCTGTCGATCGCCAAGGGCCTGACTTCGGGTTACGTGCCGATGGGTGGCCTGGTGCTGAGCAAGCGCATTGCCGAGGCACTGGTCGAGCGGGGTGGGGTGTTTGCCCACGGCCTGACCTACTCCGGGCACCCGGTGGCGGCCGCAGTGGCCATCGCCAACCTCAAGGCGCTGCGCGATGAAGGCATCGTGCGCCAGGTCAAGGAAGACACCGGGCCGTACCTGCAGCGCATCCTGCGCGAAGTGTTCGCCAACCACCCGCTGATCGGCCAGGTGCAAGGCGCCGGCCTGGTGGCGGCGCTGCAGTTCGCCGAAGACAAGGGCAGCCGCAAGCGCTATGCCAACGAAAACGACCTGGCCTGGCAGTGCCGCACTTATGGCTTCGAGGAAGGGGTGATCATTCGTTCGACCCTGGGGCGGATGATCATGGCGCCGGCGTTGGTGGCCAACCATAGCGAGCTGGACGAGCTGGTGGAGAAGACCCGGATTGCGGTGGACCGCACGGCGCGCGGGTTGGGGATTCTCTGA